Proteins encoded in a region of the Mesorhizobium sp. NBSH29 genome:
- the traA gene encoding Ti-type conjugative transfer relaxase TraA, which yields MAITHFTPQLIGRGNGRSAVLSAAYRHCAKMIYEMEARTVDYSNKRNLAHEEFLAPPDAPDWVCKLLADRSVSGAAEAFWNRVEAFEKREDAQFAKEFIIALPVELTKEQNIALMRQFVFEQVLSRGQVADWVYHDDPGNPHVHLMTTLRPLTETGFGTKKIAVLGEDGQPLRTKTGKIQYRLWAGEKKEFLEQRNGWLDLQNQHLALGGIDLRVDGRSYAERGIELVATAHIGVGAKAIQRKGERQGWTPALDRIELFEAQREENARRILRRPEVVLDKISSEKSVFDERDIAKILHRYVDDAGTFRQLMARILQSPDLLRIERESVDFGTGERVRARYTTRELIRVEAEMAKQSIWLSQRTSHGVRETVLRATFERHAQLSREQRVAIEHVADAAQIAAVVGRAGAGKTTMMKAAREAWEMAGYRVVGAALAGKAAEGLEKEAGIASRTLASWELRWKDGRDALDAKTVFVLDEAGMVASKQMALFVEAALRTGAKLVLVGDPEQLQPIEAGAAFRAIVERTGYAELETIYRQREEWMRVASLDLARGRVDQAVSAYRKQGRVLGSELKAEAVANLIDDWNRDYDAVKTTLILAHLRRDVRMLNVMAREKLVERGLVREGHVFHTEDGVRRFDTGDQIVFLKNDSALGVKNGMIGRVVEAAADRIVAEVGEGDQRHRVSVDQRFYRNVDHGYATTIHKSQGATVDRVKVLASLSLDRHLTYVAMTRHREDMALYYGRRSFGFHGGLIKILSKRNAKETTLDYERGTLYRQALRFAENRGLHVVRVARTLVRDRVDWTLRQKQRLADLALRLRTLSERLGLLDTRPTQTLKEAAPMVKGVTLFPKSVQDTVEEKLLADPVVKKQWEEVSTRFRFVFADPETAFRAMKFDAVLTDPSTARTTLERLVNEPATIGPLKGKDGLLARKSDREDRRIAEVNAPALKRDIERYLRLREGAVQKIATDEQVLRRRVSIDIPALSPAAHCVLERVRDAIDRNDLPAALGYALADRMAKAEIDGFNKAITERLGERTLLTNAAREPSGKLFDRAAEGLAPGERQKLAEAWPNMRAAQQLAAHERTVETLKRTENLRLSQRQSPVLKQ from the coding sequence GTGGCCATCACACATTTCACGCCCCAGCTCATCGGACGCGGCAATGGCCGCAGCGCCGTGCTGTCGGCCGCGTATCGTCACTGCGCGAAAATGATCTACGAGATGGAAGCCCGCACCGTCGACTATTCCAACAAGCGCAATCTCGCCCATGAAGAATTCTTGGCGCCGCCCGACGCGCCGGACTGGGTATGCAAGCTGCTCGCCGACCGCTCGGTGTCCGGTGCGGCAGAAGCCTTCTGGAACAGGGTCGAGGCCTTCGAGAAGCGCGAGGATGCGCAGTTCGCGAAGGAATTCATCATCGCGCTGCCGGTGGAGCTGACGAAGGAACAGAACATCGCGCTGATGCGCCAATTCGTGTTCGAGCAGGTGCTTTCGCGCGGCCAGGTCGCCGACTGGGTCTATCACGACGATCCGGGCAATCCGCATGTTCATCTGATGACGACGCTGCGCCCGCTCACGGAGACCGGGTTCGGCACCAAGAAGATCGCCGTGCTTGGCGAGGACGGTCAGCCGCTCCGCACGAAAACCGGCAAGATCCAGTATCGCCTCTGGGCCGGAGAGAAGAAGGAGTTTCTCGAACAACGCAACGGCTGGCTCGACCTTCAGAACCAGCATCTCGCACTCGGCGGCATCGATCTGCGCGTCGACGGCCGCTCCTATGCGGAGCGCGGTATCGAACTGGTCGCAACGGCCCATATCGGCGTCGGAGCCAAGGCGATCCAACGCAAGGGCGAGCGGCAGGGATGGACGCCGGCGCTCGACCGGATCGAGCTGTTTGAGGCGCAACGCGAAGAAAACGCCCGCAGAATCCTGCGACGGCCCGAGGTCGTGCTGGACAAGATCTCCTCGGAGAAGAGCGTCTTCGACGAACGCGACATCGCCAAGATACTGCACCGCTACGTCGACGATGCCGGGACCTTCCGGCAGCTGATGGCGCGCATCCTGCAAAGCCCGGACCTGCTGCGCATCGAACGTGAAAGCGTCGATTTCGGAACCGGGGAACGGGTGCGCGCCCGCTATACGACGCGCGAGCTGATCCGCGTCGAGGCGGAGATGGCAAAGCAGTCGATCTGGCTTTCACAGCGCACGAGCCATGGCGTCCGGGAGACGGTGCTTCGCGCGACCTTCGAGCGCCATGCGCAGCTGTCGCGGGAGCAGCGCGTCGCCATCGAGCATGTGGCAGACGCAGCGCAGATTGCTGCTGTCGTCGGCCGCGCCGGCGCCGGCAAGACCACCATGATGAAGGCCGCGCGCGAGGCGTGGGAAATGGCCGGCTATCGCGTGGTCGGCGCAGCACTTGCCGGCAAGGCGGCCGAGGGGCTGGAGAAGGAAGCCGGCATCGCCAGCCGCACGCTGGCGTCATGGGAGCTGCGCTGGAAAGATGGCAGGGACGCACTCGATGCCAAGACCGTGTTCGTCCTCGACGAGGCCGGCATGGTGGCCTCGAAGCAGATGGCGCTGTTCGTCGAGGCAGCGTTGCGCACCGGCGCCAAGCTTGTCCTGGTCGGCGATCCCGAACAGCTCCAGCCGATCGAGGCTGGTGCAGCCTTCAGAGCGATCGTCGAGCGCACCGGTTATGCTGAACTCGAAACGATCTACCGCCAGCGTGAGGAGTGGATGCGGGTTGCCTCGCTCGACCTGGCGCGCGGTCGCGTCGACCAGGCCGTCTCCGCCTACCGCAAACAGGGCAGGGTGCTCGGATCGGAATTGAAGGCCGAGGCGGTCGCCAATCTGATCGACGACTGGAACCGCGATTACGATGCGGTGAAGACCACGCTGATCCTCGCCCATTTGCGCCGCGACGTGCGCATGCTGAACGTCATGGCGCGCGAGAAATTGGTCGAACGCGGCCTCGTCAGGGAGGGCCATGTCTTCCACACCGAGGACGGCGTACGGCGCTTCGACACCGGCGACCAGATCGTCTTCCTGAAGAACGACAGCGCGCTCGGCGTGAAGAACGGCATGATCGGCCGAGTGGTCGAAGCCGCTGCGGACCGGATCGTCGCCGAGGTCGGAGAGGGTGATCAGCGTCATCGCGTTTCGGTCGATCAGCGTTTCTACCGCAACGTAGATCATGGCTACGCGACGACGATCCACAAAAGCCAGGGTGCGACCGTCGACCGGGTGAAGGTGCTGGCTTCCCTGTCGCTGGATCGTCACCTGACCTATGTCGCCATGACCCGTCACCGCGAGGACATGGCCCTCTATTACGGCCGCCGCTCGTTCGGGTTCCATGGCGGCCTCATCAAGATCCTGTCGAAGCGCAATGCCAAGGAAACGACGCTCGATTACGAGCGCGGCACGCTTTACCGCCAGGCGCTTCGCTTCGCCGAAAACCGCGGCCTGCATGTGGTTCGTGTCGCCCGCACGCTTGTGCGCGACCGAGTCGACTGGACGCTGCGGCAGAAGCAGCGCCTCGCCGATCTGGCGCTGCGCCTTCGGACCTTGAGCGAACGCCTTGGCCTTCTCGATACACGTCCAACTCAAACGCTGAAGGAGGCCGCGCCGATGGTGAAGGGCGTGACCCTGTTCCCGAAATCGGTCCAGGACACGGTCGAGGAAAAGCTGCTTGCCGATCCGGTCGTGAAGAAGCAGTGGGAGGAGGTTTCGACGCGCTTCCGCTTCGTCTTCGCCGATCCCGAGACGGCCTTCCGCGCGATGAAGTTCGATGCGGTCCTCACCGATCCGTCGACGGCCAGGACGACGCTGGAGCGCCTGGTCAATGAGCCAGCAACGATCGGTCCACTCAAGGGCAAGGACGGCCTTCTCGCACGCAAATCCGACCGCGAGGACCGGCGCATTGCCGAGGTCAACGCGCCGGCGCTGAAGCGCGACATCGAGCGCTATCTACGACTTCGCGAAGGGGCGGTTCAGAAGATCGCAACCGACGAGCAGGTGCTCCGGCGTCGCGTCTCGATCGACATCCCCGCGCTGTCGCCCGCCGCCCATTGTGTTCTCGAGCGCGTGCGCGACGCGATCGACCGCAACGACCTGCCGGCAGCTCTCGGCTACGCCCTTGCCGACAGGATGGCAAAGGCCGAAATCGACGGCTTCAACAAGGCCATAACCGAGCGGCTCGGCGAGAGGACGCTGCTCACCAACGCCGCGCGCGAGCCGTCCGGCAAGCTGTTCGATAGGGCGGCGGAAGGTCTGGCGCCAGGAGAGCGTCAGAAGCTCGCGGAGGCCTGGCCGAACATGCGAGCGGCACAGCAACTCGCCGCGCATGAGCGCACGGTGGAGACGCTGAAGCGGACCGAGAATCTTCGCCTGTCACAGCGACAGTCCCCGGTGCTGAAGCAATGA